Genomic DNA from Candidatus Nitronereus thalassa:
CGTCGAGGTTCTAGCGACGCGAATCGAAGATATTCAAAAATATGAATATGTTCCAAGGGCCTATCAAGGGGTTATTTTAAAAGCATTGCGATTGGATATCTGTTTACCTTATGTTAGGCCTTTATTGGACGAGAATGGAATGATTGTAGTGAGTCGTGCGAAATCATCAGGTAAAGAAGTTGGAGTAAGAGGCATTACCATTCATGAAAGAATTCCCTATCGATTGCCATTTGGTTTTGGTGAACGTGAATTGATGATTCTTTCTCCTACATGTACATAGCCAATGTTCCACGTGGAACATTCAATAATCCCATTTAAAATTATCAATTATTTCAATGGCTAAGATTATCGCCATAGCGAACCAAAAGGGAGGAGTTGGGAAAACAACTACCTCAGTAAATCTAGCTGCGGCTTTGGCGATTTCGAAGAAATCAGTATTACTCATAGACCTCGATCCTCAGGCCAATGCCACAAGTGGTCTTGGTGTTGAAGATAAAAATCTTGCCATTTACGATTGTTTGATTAAAAAAACCCCGACGAAAGAAGCCATTGTAGAAACATTAGTCACAGGTTTGCACCTGCTCCCCTCAGGATCTGACCTCGTCGGTGCAGAAATTGAATTAGCAGAAGTTTCTGGGAGAGAGCATACCCTAAAAAATGTTGTTGGTGAAATCAGTAATCAGTATGATTTCATCCTACTTGATTGCCCGCCAGCCCTAGGTCTGTTGACCGTCAATGCCTTAGCCGCAGCGAATTCAGTACTCATTCCTGTGCAATGCGAGTATTATGCGATGGAAGGATTAGGCCGGCTTATTCAAAATATTGATCGTGTGCGAAATTCCTTTAATCCCCAGTTGGAGCTAGAGGGAATTTTGTTAACCATGTGGGACGCTAGATTAACCCTTTCCAAACAGGTTTCTGAGGAAGTCAGAAAGTTTTTTGGACAAAAAGTTTATCAAACCATGATTCCAAGAAATGTGGCATTGGCTGAGGCACCAAGTTACGGTAGGCCTGGTCTATTGTACAATGCGTCGTCCTCTGGTTCGAAAGCCTATATGGATATGTCTAAGGAGCTGTTAGTAAATGGAGAAGAAGGCCTTAGGTAAAGGGCTTGGCGCGTTATTGCCTAGCCATGAACAGGGTGTTTCCGGGTCAGATCAGGTTTTACAGAAAGTTTCTGTTACCCAAATTTTCCCAAATCAGTTTCAGCCAAGAAAAAAGTTTTCTCAAGAAGCACTAGAAAGCTTAGCCGAATCAATCAGGCAAAATGGAATTCTTCAGCCATTGTTGGTGCGAAGAAAGGGTGACGGAATTTTCGAACTCATTGCAGGAGAAAGGCGATTTCGGGCGGCTAAATTAGCCAACCTGTCTACAGTGCCAGTCATTGTTCGTAATTCCAAGGATGATGAATCTACGATATTGGCCCTAGTTGAAAATATCCAACGTCAAGATTTGAACCCTATGGAAGAAGCCAGGGCCTTTACTCAACTCATTGAGGAATTTGGTTTGACACAGGAAATGGTTGCCGAGCAAGTAGGGCGTGAGCGGTCCTCGGTTGCTAATATATTAAGGCTAGTATCATTACCTACGGAAATACAACAGTTAATTGAATCAGAACAATTAACGCTGGGCCACGCAAAGGTCATTTTGGGCCTGGGAGATGCGAAAACGAAAATTTATATGGCCTCTAAAATTGTTCGTGACCAACTTTCTGTTCGTGATGTCGAGCGAATGATCAAGAAAGATCAAGCCGGTTTGAAAAAAAACGCTAGGGCAAAGGGGCCCGCGGGTTCTCAACAACGCTTTCCTAATGTGCAAGAGCAGCTCCGCAAACATCTTGGAACCAAAGTTGTCATTCATCCCAAGAAGCGCGGAGGAGAGTTGACAGTGGCCTACTATTCGGACGAGGATCTTACTCGAATTGTGGACGTGATTTTATCCTGAAAATTAAGTAGGCTAGGCAGGGTGAGTGTTTCACATTTCAATCGGAAAAAATCAACTTTTTTAAACACCTAATATTAATAAAGGGGGGACTTCCATGTTTGGAAGGAATAGTGATGCTGAAAATAGTTCTGGAACATCTGGAGGGTCTTCTTCCTCCGAATCTCGGCGAGGGCAAACGGGTCATGAAGGGGTGTTGAACCAAAGCCATGACGTGAGTGCATTTGTCGGGGAGGGCGTCGAATTTAAAGGAGTGATTAATTATCAGGGAACCGTTCGTATTGATGGGCAATTAGAAGGAGAGATCCACACGGAAGGTGTCCTCATCGTTGGCCAGGGCGCCGTCATTGATGCCAAGGTGGAAGCCGGCACCATTATCTGCCAAGGACGGATCGTCGGCGATATTTTAGCAAGAGATAAAATTCAACTGATGTCCCCTGCCGTTCTTAATGGCTCTTTGAAAACTCCTTCCTTGTCAATGGAAGAAGGGGTCTTGTTCAACGGAACATGTGAAATGGGGCCTGTCGGAAAGAAGAGTTCAAGCTATAGCAGCGATAGCTTGAAAGCGGTGTGACCACCGGTATTCAAGAATCAATATTGAGACAACCCAGGCCATGGACAAAGGTATTCTTAGGGATAGGTAAAAACTCCTGAAGACGGACCTTTACCAAACGTAAAGGCGAAGGAGGCAGGTATGTGGGGCGATAAAGACGAGAAAAAAA
This window encodes:
- a CDS encoding AAA family ATPase; the encoded protein is MAKIIAIANQKGGVGKTTTSVNLAAALAISKKSVLLIDLDPQANATSGLGVEDKNLAIYDCLIKKTPTKEAIVETLVTGLHLLPSGSDLVGAEIELAEVSGREHTLKNVVGEISNQYDFILLDCPPALGLLTVNALAAANSVLIPVQCEYYAMEGLGRLIQNIDRVRNSFNPQLELEGILLTMWDARLTLSKQVSEEVRKFFGQKVYQTMIPRNVALAEAPSYGRPGLLYNASSSGSKAYMDMSKELLVNGEEGLR
- a CDS encoding ParB/RepB/Spo0J family partition protein, producing MEKKALGKGLGALLPSHEQGVSGSDQVLQKVSVTQIFPNQFQPRKKFSQEALESLAESIRQNGILQPLLVRRKGDGIFELIAGERRFRAAKLANLSTVPVIVRNSKDDESTILALVENIQRQDLNPMEEARAFTQLIEEFGLTQEMVAEQVGRERSSVANILRLVSLPTEIQQLIESEQLTLGHAKVILGLGDAKTKIYMASKIVRDQLSVRDVERMIKKDQAGLKKNARAKGPAGSQQRFPNVQEQLRKHLGTKVVIHPKKRGGELTVAYYSDEDLTRIVDVILS
- a CDS encoding polymer-forming cytoskeletal protein — protein: MFGRNSDAENSSGTSGGSSSSESRRGQTGHEGVLNQSHDVSAFVGEGVEFKGVINYQGTVRIDGQLEGEIHTEGVLIVGQGAVIDAKVEAGTIICQGRIVGDILARDKIQLMSPAVLNGSLKTPSLSMEEGVLFNGTCEMGPVGKKSSSYSSDSLKAV